A section of the Triticum dicoccoides isolate Atlit2015 ecotype Zavitan chromosome 7A, WEW_v2.0, whole genome shotgun sequence genome encodes:
- the LOC119327335 gene encoding uncharacterized protein LOC119327335 has product MAYHLRSASTPSRPRSNKTEVEQQLQSLSTTISSPSATIDTMCDGLRRLGDIYSCIEKMMCTPSSQVSLCETLQRAAVEAELGRSLVVLDLCNGMRDSFMELKLTVQELLLALRRGEGVSSQVKAYVRLVNKVQKQFKKISKETTSDKNGSRVVMLMAEAREITMSLLESTSSILSKQVEMPKWSLASKTFHRTKVVCQEEQLQALEHSIGDLESGVELLYRRLIQNRVSLLNILSSYIP; this is encoded by the coding sequence ATGGCTTACCATCTACGATCGGCAAGCACGCCTTCGAGGCCTCGCTCAAACAAAACTGAAGTCGAGcagcagctccagagcctgagcacaACCATCTCTTCGCCCTCGGCGACCATTGATACGATGTGTGATGGCTTGAGGAGGCTCGGTGACATCTACAGCTGCATCGAGAAGATGATGTGCACACCAAGCAGCCAAGTCAGCCTTTGCGAGACCCTTCAAAGGGCGGCAGTGGAGGCGGAGCTTGGACGGTCCCTCGTCGTGCTCGATCTCTGCAACGGCATGCGGGATAGCTTCATGGAATTGAAGTTGACTGTCCAAGAGCTACTGTTGGCTCTCAGGAGAGGAGAAGGTGTGTCTTCTCAAGTCAAGGCATATGTCCGGCTAGTAAACAAGGTGCAAAAACAGTTCAAGAAGATCAGCAAGGAAACTACTTCCGACAAGAACGGCTCTAGGGTGGTGATGCTAATGGCAGAAGCAAGAGAGATCACCATGTCACTGCTCGAATCCACGTCCTCAATCTTGTCGAAGCAAGTTGAGATGCCCAAGTGGTCTCTTGCCTCCAAAACATTCCACAGGACCAAAGTTGTGTGCCAAGAGGAGCAATTGCAGGCACTGGAGCACAGTATTGGAGATCTTGAGAGTGGAGTGGAACTTCTCTACAGGAGATTGATCCAAAACAGAGTCTCTCTTCTGAATATTCTTAGCTCATATATACCCTGA
- the LOC119331253 gene encoding uncharacterized protein LOC119331253 — translation MTYHLRSASAPSSPRSNKPQVEQQLQSLSATISSPLVTIDMACEGLRKLEDIYSCIEEMMCTPSNQVSFCKTLQRVAVEAELGRSLVVLDLCNAMQETLMDLKMTVQELLLVLKRGEDATCQFKEYIRLAKKAQKQFKKISKKTASDKNDSRVVMLMAEAREITISLLESTSCILSKQIEMPKWSLVSKTLQKSKVVCKEEQLRALECSIEDLESGVELLYRSLIQNRVFLLNALSL, via the coding sequence ATGACTTACCATCTAAGATCTGCAAGCGCGCCTTCCAGCCCTCGCTCAAACAAACCCCAAGTAGAGcagcagctccagagcctgagcgcaACCATCTCTTCGCCCTTGGTGACCATCGATATGGCATGCGAAGGTTTGAGGAAGCTGGAAGACATCTACAGCTGCATTGAAGAGATGATGTGCACACCCAGCAACCAAGTCAGCTTCTGCAAGACCCTGCAAAGGGTGGCAGTGGAGGCCGAGCTTGGACGGTCCCTCGTCGTGCTCGACCTCTGCAACGCCATGCAGGAGACCTTGATGGACCTGAAGATGACTGTCCAAGAGCTCTTGTTGGTTCTCAAGAGAGGAGAGGATGCAACTTGCCAATTCAAGGAGTACATCCGGCTAGCCAAGAAGGCACAAAAGCAGTTCAAGAAGATCAGCAAGAAAACTGCTTCGGACAAAAATGATTCTAGGGTGGTGATGCTAATGGCAGAAGCGAGAGAGATCACCATTTCACTTCTCGAATCCACATCCTGCATCTTGTCGAAGCAAATTGAGATGCCCAAGTGGTCTCTTGTCTCCAAAACATTGCAGAAGAGCAAAGTTGTGTGCAAAGAGGAGCAATTGCGGGCATTGGAGTGCAGTATCGAAGATCTTGAGAGCGGAGTGGAACTTCTGTACAGGAGTTTGATCCAGAACAGAGTTTTTCTTCTCAATGCTCTTAGTTTGTAG
- the LOC119327847 gene encoding uncharacterized protein LOC119327847 has protein sequence MAYHLRSASAPSSPRSNKPQVEQQLQSLSATISSPLVTIDTACEGLMKLEDIYSCIEEMMCTPSNQVSFCKTLQRVAVEAELGRSLVVLDLCNAMHETLMELKMTVQELLLVLKRGEDVTCQFKAYIRLAKKAQKQFKKISKKTASDKNDSRMVMLMAEAREITILLLESTSCILSKQIEMPKWSLVSKTLQKSKVVFEEEQLRALECSIEDLESGVELLYRRLIQNRVSLLNALSL, from the coding sequence ATGGCTTACCATCTAAGATCTGCAAGCGCGCCTTCCAGCCCTCGCTCAAACAAACCCCAAGTAGAGcagcagctccagagcctgagcgcaACCATCTCTTCGCCCTTGGTGACCATCGATACGGCATGCGAAGGTTTGATGAAGCTGGAAGACATCTACAGCTGCATTGAAGAGATGATGTGCACACCCAGCAACCAAGTCAGCTTCTGCAAGACCCTGCAAAGGGTGGCAGTGGAGGCCGAGCTTGGACGGTCCCTCGTCGTGCTCGACCTCTGCAACGCCATGCATGAGACCTTGATGGAGCTGAAGATGACTGTCCAAGAGCTCTTGTTGGTTCTGAAGAGAGGAGAGGATGTAACTTGCCAATTCAAGGCGTACATCCGGCTAGCCAAGAAGGCACAAAAGCAGTTCAAGAAGATCAGCAAGAAAACTGCTTCAGACAAGAATGATTCTAGGATGGTGATGCTAATGGCAGAAGCAAGAGAGATCACCATTTTACTTCTCGAATCCACATCCTGCATCTTGTCGAAGCAAATTGAGATGCCCAAGTGGTCTCTTGTCTCCAAAACATTGCAGAAGAGCAAAGTTGTGTTCGAAGAGGAGCAATTGCGGGCATTGGAGTGCAGTATCGAAGATCTTGAGAGCGGAGTAGAACTTCTTTACAGGAGATTGATCCAGAACAGAGTTTCTCTTCTCAATGCTCTTAGTTTGTAG